In Methanobrevibacter sp., one DNA window encodes the following:
- a CDS encoding translation initiation factor IF-6, with protein sequence MLKRVDIVGNPNIGVFILATDDVAIVPYNLLDEKAEIIKETLGIDVVKSSISGSNLIGSLAVANSNGIVVSPHVLDREVKQFEELDLKVATIPSQYTAVGNIVAANDNGAIVSPFLSEDACNIIEETLDVDVESRSISGSDIIGSLIKVTNNGFLITKNATSSDINLARKVFGVEGDIGTVGKGISLVGACSIANSHGAIVAKDSTGPEMARVEEALGFLDDNF encoded by the coding sequence ATGTTGAAAAGAGTCGATATTGTAGGAAATCCGAATATAGGAGTATTCATTCTTGCAACTGATGATGTGGCTATTGTTCCTTATAATCTTTTAGATGAAAAAGCTGAAATTATTAAGGAAACATTAGGAATCGATGTTGTCAAATCTTCTATTTCCGGCAGCAATCTTATAGGATCTTTAGCTGTAGCTAATTCAAATGGTATTGTTGTTTCCCCACATGTTTTGGATAGAGAAGTTAAGCAATTTGAAGAATTGGACTTAAAAGTTGCCACTATTCCTTCACAGTATACTGCTGTGGGAAATATTGTAGCTGCAAATGACAATGGCGCTATTGTAAGTCCGTTCTTATCTGAAGATGCATGCAATATAATTGAAGAAACTTTGGATGTAGATGTCGAATCCCGCTCAATTAGTGGAAGCGACATTATCGGATCTTTAATTAAAGTTACTAATAATGGATTTTTAATAACTAAAAATGCAACTTCCAGTGATATTAACTTGGCTCGTAAAGTATTTGGTGTTGAAGGAGATATTGGTACTGTCGGTAAAGGTATTTCTTTAGTTGGTGCTTGCTCCATTGCTAATTCACATGGTGCAATCGTAGCTAAAGA